TTTCTTATTACACAAAAACCCGGCCACTAGGACCGGGTTTTCTTGTGCTTACAAAGGATTATTCAGCCTTCTTGTCGCCATCTTCTGGCTCAGCTTCCTTCACACCTTCTTCGGTGCCAAACTCGGTGGTAACTTCACCGGCGTCAACTTCATCAAGGGCGGCCATTTCTTCTTCAGAGCGTGGCTCTGTGACGGAAACGACAGTCTGCTCCGGCTCATCAAGGATGACAATGCCGGCAGGTGCCTTAAGGTCTGCAACGGTGAGGGTGTCTTCAAACGTCTTGAGGATGGAAATATCCACTTCAATTTCTGAGACAAGGTCTTCTGGAAGACATTCAACTTCAACGAAGTCCTTAACAGCGATAAGGGTGCCGCCAAGGATTTCCACTGCGTCAGAAGTACCTACTAGGGTAAGGGTAATTTCTGTACGAAGCTTTTCCTTGAGGTTCACGATGTACAAGTCAGCATGCTGAATGGTACGGCGGAGCGGGTCTACCTCAATGTCGTGAATAAGGACCTTAACGGCAGGGTCGTTATCTACCTTGAGGGCAATGAGCGTTGATGTTCCAGCCTCGTGGTAGAGCTTGGTGAACTCTTTCTGGTCGAAAGCAAGGGAGATGCTTTTCTTGTTATGTCCGTACATAACTGCAGGAAGAAGGCCTTCTTTACGAAGCCCTTTGACCTTGCGACCGAGTTCTTCACGGCGTTTGGCCGTGATAGTTGGGGTAGCGGATTGGGCAGTCATTGTTACTTTTTCTGAAACGCTTTAATGAAATTACCGTCGAACTTACGAAGCGCGTCATGCAAAGCAATGACGTCGTCTGTGCTAAGTGGCGGGAGATCCGCCGGGGAACCGAATGCTGCTGCGCGGTTGACGTGGACAAGAAGCGAAATGCTTAGTGGCACTTCACCGTTTTGGTTCACGAGCTGAAAGTGGTGAAACTCACCTTCGGGCTGCTGCAGTGGTTCCATAGGTGTAGAGTTACGGATACTGTTATACTTTAGCGGAAAATCTCAGATTGTAAACCTTTTCTAATCTGATAATCAGCATTTTGCAGGCGGGGAGGGCGATGGGCAAAAAGAAGGCCCAAGCGAGTGGCTTGGGCCCGTGGCGAAATGCGGTTAGGTCCGTAGGTTAGCGAGACAATATGCCTCCGCTACTTTACCCACTTCGTCAGCCGTTAGTCGGGCGTCGATGACATGGAAGACTTCTGAGGGGTAGTCTTTATGCATGATGTCGGCCCAGGCGTTCTCTTTGCGAAGTGAGACGAGTCTCTCTTCCAAGTCTTCTTGGTTCACCGGGTCACCGTCTCGTTCACAGCGGAAGTGCACCCTTTTGATGAGGGTTTCTTCATCAATGAACAAATAGGGGATCCGTACCGTTCTCTCTGCGGTCAGGAGCTTGGGGAGGGAGTCTCCTATGCCCTGGTAGTCCAAGTCCGTCAGGATAAGATGTCCGTCTGGCAGGGTGTCAAAACTCTCCCGCACCTTGCCGTACAAGTACCCGTGTACCAAGTTCCGTTCGAGGAGTTCGCCGCGTTCAAACTTTGCGTCGAACTCTTGCGGGCTGACATTAAGGTACTTACCTGGTGGGTCTGAGGAGCGAGGCGGTCGTGTGGTGGCGGTGCATGCAGGGTAGAGCCGAGGAAGCTGTGCGTCCTCTGCGAACCGTGCTTTTAGCCGCTCCATAAGTGTGTCTTTTCCCGCGCCCGCGGGACCAGCGGGAATAATAGCAATCACTCTTTGCAAATGTTCGTCACCTCCGGGTGATGAACTCAAACCCTAGCACAAAAGAAGCTTCCTCCTCAAGGACTAGGCAGCGTCCTGCAATGCCTTCATATGGTCACGGAGCTCGGCGGCCTTCTCAAACTCCAGGGCAAGGGCAGCCTGTCGCATCTGTTCGCGCAGTTCTTCCAGGCGGTAGGCACGCTCGCGGGAGTTCATTTTGGTGTACTGGGCTTTGTCTTCTTCCACGCTCAGGACGGCATCGGTAGGAAGGGCAACATTGATTGGCTTCATCATGAGTACTGGCACAATGCCATGCTTAGTGTTGTACTCCTGCTGCACGCCACGGCGGCGGTTGGTCTCGTTAATGGCACGTTCCATAGAGCCGGTAATGCGGTCGGCATACATGTACACTTTGCCGTCTGGGTGCCGGGCAGCACGCCCAATGGTTTGGACAAGTGAGGTCTCGGAGCGAAGGAACCCTTCTTTGTCGGCATCCAAAATAGCTACCAAGCTTACCTCTGGAAGATCCAGGCCTTCACGGAGCAGGTTGATGCCTACAAGGACATCATAAATACCAAGGCGCAGGTCTTGGAGGATCTGAGACCGTTCCAGCGTCTCTACATCGGAGTGTAGGTATTGCACCTTAATGCCCTTGTCCAAGAAGTACTCGGTGACGTCTTCTGCCATGCGCTTGGTAAGAGTGGTGACCAGGGTGCGCTCTTTCCGTTCAACGCGAATCTTAATCTCCTCAAGGAGGTTAGTAATCTGGCCCTCAACGGGACGGACTTCAATTTCGGGGTCCAGAATACCGGTAGGGCGGATAAGCTGCTGGGCGATAAGGGGGAGGGTGACGTTCTTGTCTAGGCGGATACGCTGTTCTTCCGCACGGGCTTTCTCCAGTTCAAACTGGGAAGGAGTGGCGGACACGAAAATGGTTTGGCCGTGCCGTCCCTGGAACTCTTCAAAGGTCAGTGGGCGGTTGTCTTTAGCGGCGTTTAGGCGGAAGCCGTAGTCTACCAGCGTCTGCTTGCGCGCTTGGTCGCCACGGTACATTCCGCCAATCTGGGGGATGGTAATGTGGGATTCATCTACCACAAGGAGGAAGTCATCTGGGAAGTAGTCCAAAAGAACGGAAGGGGGACTACCGGGTGTGCGGCGGTCAAAGTATCGGGAATAGTTCTCAATGCCCTGCACGGTACCGGTCTCCGTGATCATTTCCAGGTCATAGGTAGTGCGCTGCTGGAGGCGTTGGGCTTCTACAATCTTGCCGTGTGCCTGGAGGGCGGCCACTTCTTTTTCCATGTCATTGCGGATTTCCTCCACAATGCCCATGCGGTTTGTCTCATCGGTTAGGTAGTGCTTGGCTGGGAAGATATCCACAGACTCTACTTTCTCAGAGACTTCCATGGTAACGGGGTCGAGTAGGGCGATTTCCTCTACTTCATCACCAAACTGGGTGATGCGGATCTGGAAATCGTCATAACTAGGGAAGATGGTCAGCGTGTCGCCCTTAATGCTGAACTTGCCGCGGCGAACTTCCACGTCGTTGCGTTCAAATTGGACATCTGAGAGGCGGCGGGCCAGCGCAGTTTGGGAGATACGTTCACCTTTCTGTACTTTTACGCTGCCTGCGCGGTACAAATCAGGCGACCCTAGGCCGTAAATACAGGAAACCGATGCCACGATAATGACATCCCGCCGTGTGAGGAGTGCATGGGTTGAGGCGTGGCGGAACTTCTCAATTTCCTGGTTGATGTCCGCTTCCTTCTCAATAAATGTGTCAGAACGGGGGATATAGGCTTCCGGCTGATAGTAATCGTAGTAGGAAACAAAGTATTGGACCGAATTATTGGGGAAAAACTCCCGGAACTCTGCGAAGAGCTGGGCGGCCAAGGTCTTGTTGTGTGCCATTACCAAAGTAGGGCGCTGCACTTCCTGGATGATATTGGCGATGGTAAAGGTTTTACCCGAACCAGTTACACCCAAAAGAACTTGTTCGTTGGCCCCTTCCTTGAGACCGGTAACAAGGGACTTGATAGCAGTTGGCTGGTCACCTGTTGGCTCAAAGGGGGCCTTAAGCTCAAAGGGCTTCACGTGTGTCCTCCTTGCGGCGCCGCGTCCGCTCACGAGCCTCTGCAAGGCGCCACTTGGCAATTTCGGCATGGTTTCCTGACAAAAGGATGTCTGGCACCTTCTCGCCGTTAAACTCCAGCGGGCGGGTGTATTGCGGGTATTCCAAGAGCGGTGTGCCGTCCGAGTCCATCAAACTAAAGCTCTCTTCTTCAGGCGATTCCTCACGGATGACCTGTGGGATGAGCCGGGCCACGGCGTCCACTACCATCATGGCGGGTAGCTCGCCGCCGGTCAGGACAAAGTCGCCGATGGAAAGCTCTGCATCCACCATGCCGCGGATACGCTCGTCAAAGCCTTCGTAGTGGCCACAGAGAAGGGTGATTTGGTCATAATCCTCTGCAATTTGGCGGGCAATAGGCTGGGTGAAGCGCTTGCCTTGGGCGCAGAGCATCACTTTTTTGCGCTTTTCAGCAGGAATATGGCCAAGTTCGGCCTCAACCTTTTCTAATGCAGCTGCAACGACATCTACTTTAAGCACCATGCCGGCCCCGCCGCCGTACGGGGTGTCGTCGACGGTCTTGTGGTTGTCAGTGGCTACGGCGCGGATGTCATGAAGGTGTACTTCCAAATGACCCGCTTCCTGGGCACGTTTTAAAATAGAGGCACCAAGTGTGCCTGCAAACATGTCCGGGAAGAGGGTGAGAATATCGAAGCGCATCGGGTTAGTTATAGCAGAAGAGGGGGTATTAAAAAACTCCCACCCCGGTTGGGGTGGGAGATGAGCCTTATCCCTGGTTGAAGGGGATGAAGGCGTCCTGTTGCAGGTAGTCGGCGGCATTGCCGAGGGCTAGCCCGTGCAGGTCGATGACTTGGTCGTTGACGACCAAGAAGGGGTAATTGGGAGTGGGTCCATCCCACATGATGGCAATCTTGGGAGAGAAGCCAGCGCACGTGAAGAGGATGGCGCCTAGCACCGTGTAGGTGGCGGGGGTACCCAGCCTGTGAGCAAGGATCTCGCTCAACTCCGTCTCCTTCAAGCCGATTTGGTTGGCCAAATGTTGGCGCAACAGCTCGTCGGCACAGGAGTCCTTCGAGGCAACCTTAGGGTGCGCTGAGTCCAGGGGACAAAGTGCACCGATGCACAGGTAGGTGACCGCCGCCACGTCCTGGGCGCGAGCTGCCGTAGCAGCCAGCGTATCCAGGGTATGGCACGTGCTGATGGAGATGCCGAGCACGGGATCGTACTCGTGCAGGTCGAGGATGGCGCCGAGGCGTTCTTGCGTTTGCATGCTCATTTCCAGTTTCCGATAGGGATCACAGAAACGGAGAGGGTGTCTCCACTGTCTGTGCTAACTTGCTCCTCGTGAAGGCAAACAAGTCCAACGAGATCCTTTTCCTCCCCCTTTCTGAGGGGCAGGGTGAGAAGGTTATTTTCCGGTTTCGGAAGAAAGATACTTCTCACCAGGGCCTCGTTGTACCACCGTGCGAAGGACGCAGCGGGAATTGGCGCTTCAACAAAAGACTCGTGGGCAGGACGCTTGTCTATGCCGAACATGTCTGAGAAGCGGGTGAGGGGGGGATCGGCGATGCCTTCCGTGTTCACCAGGTTCTCCATTGCGCGGAACCGGCTGCAAAATCCGAGAAGTTGACCAATGTGTATGTGAAACGTACCAAGGTTAGCTTCATCGGCAATGCAGCCATCTCCAAGCGGAAGCCTCTCCATGACGGCGCTGCATTTCTTGAGATAGTCCATGCGTTGCGCAATCCATTCTGAGGACGGCCGTTCGCGTAGCTTGTGCTTATCGAACAGGGCGTGCACCTTCCCTTCCGCAGTTACGCGCAGGTAGGTCAGAAGGGTGTTGGGCTTATCCAGTCCGGAATCCTCTTCAAAGTAGATGGGGAGTCCGCCGATGGTTGAGTTGTACACGGAGTTGATATCAAACTCGGCCGTGCGGTCTCTATCCACGACATACTTCACATTTTCCCGAGGGGGGAGAGGAGCGAGAATGCGAATTCGCGCTACCTCTTGCTTGAGACGTTCACGGGTAATTTCTTCCCGGATTGTCCCTCGCTCCGCATGTAGCTCTTGGAGTTGAGCAGCAAGCCGCTCATTCTCCTTTCGCGCAATGTCCCGCTCTTCAGCGGTAGTACTGAGGACTGACACAAGCTGGCTGCTCGGGACGCCGTACATTGTGATGTACTGCGCCCGGGCGTTCATAAGTGCGTCATCGTCTGCTTTGTCCAACAGGTCAAAGGCAGCATTAACCTCGCTCATCCGCCGGTCAGAGTCGGCAGGCCGATCCAACTTATCAGGATGATAGAAAAGGCTCATAGTGCCGCGGGTCCTGTTTAGGACGCTGCGAGTTTCCTCAAGGGTTGGAAAATCCTTCGCAAGCTCAGGGGGGACCCCTAAGCTTCGAAGGGCGCCGACAAGGTCGGCGAGGGTAGTCGTAGTTGTTGCTAACGTATTACTCATCGTCGC
Above is a window of Verrucomicrobiia bacterium DNA encoding:
- a CDS encoding 50S ribosomal protein L25, producing MTAQSATPTITAKRREELGRKVKGLRKEGLLPAVMYGHNKKSISLAFDQKEFTKLYHEAGTSTLIALKVDNDPAVKVLIHDIEVDPLRRTIQHADLYIVNLKEKLRTEITLTLVGTSDAVEILGGTLIAVKDFVEVECLPEDLVSEIEVDISILKTFEDTLTVADLKAPAGIVILDEPEQTVVSVTEPRSEEEMAALDEVDAGEVTTEFGTEEGVKEAEPEDGDKKAE
- the uvrB gene encoding excinuclease ABC subunit UvrB, whose translation is MKPFELKAPFEPTGDQPTAIKSLVTGLKEGANEQVLLGVTGSGKTFTIANIIQEVQRPTLVMAHNKTLAAQLFAEFREFFPNNSVQYFVSYYDYYQPEAYIPRSDTFIEKEADINQEIEKFRHASTHALLTRRDVIIVASVSCIYGLGSPDLYRAGSVKVQKGERISQTALARRLSDVQFERNDVEVRRGKFSIKGDTLTIFPSYDDFQIRITQFGDEVEEIALLDPVTMEVSEKVESVDIFPAKHYLTDETNRMGIVEEIRNDMEKEVAALQAHGKIVEAQRLQQRTTYDLEMITETGTVQGIENYSRYFDRRTPGSPPSVLLDYFPDDFLLVVDESHITIPQIGGMYRGDQARKQTLVDYGFRLNAAKDNRPLTFEEFQGRHGQTIFVSATPSQFELEKARAEEQRIRLDKNVTLPLIAQQLIRPTGILDPEIEVRPVEGQITNLLEEIKIRVERKERTLVTTLTKRMAEDVTEYFLDKGIKVQYLHSDVETLERSQILQDLRLGIYDVLVGINLLREGLDLPEVSLVAILDADKEGFLRSETSLVQTIGRAARHPDGKVYMYADRITGSMERAINETNRRRGVQQEYNTKHGIVPVLMMKPINVALPTDAVLSVEEDKAQYTKMNSRERAYRLEELREQMRQAALALEFEKAAELRDHMKALQDAA
- the trmD gene encoding tRNA (guanosine(37)-N1)-methyltransferase TrmD, which encodes MRFDILTLFPDMFAGTLGASILKRAQEAGHLEVHLHDIRAVATDNHKTVDDTPYGGGAGMVLKVDVVAAALEKVEAELGHIPAEKRKKVMLCAQGKRFTQPIARQIAEDYDQITLLCGHYEGFDERIRGMVDAELSIGDFVLTGGELPAMMVVDAVARLIPQVIREESPEEESFSLMDSDGTPLLEYPQYTRPLEFNGEKVPDILLSGNHAEIAKWRLAEARERTRRRKEDTREAL